Proteins encoded within one genomic window of Bacillus thuringiensis:
- a CDS encoding helix-turn-helix transcriptional regulator codes for MKKTERINDMLIFLNNKRYFNLKDLMVRYAISKSTALRDIQSLEEIGVPIYSELGRNGSYKIIENSVLSPIYFSVDEMYALYFSILTLNGYKTKPFNIESIALENKFKHVLPDNVSKNISIMERTLSFEVTNHSNFSPFLKEILQGIFAERVYHLTYLKRDEEKALVAQFIRIESKFGQWYAKIFNFETNHVQIIRCDKILSIEETSNTNPKNLEELLSYLTNFHRKPDAIDFRVIVNQKGKDIFDKENYPSMKIQKENENYSITGYFNKQEVEFIASYFLNFGETIISIQPVMLKELIYNKVLSIKQHLTSLR; via the coding sequence ATGAAAAAAACGGAACGAATTAATGATATGCTTATTTTCTTAAATAATAAAAGATATTTTAATTTAAAGGATTTAATGGTTAGATATGCTATTTCTAAAAGTACAGCTTTACGAGATATTCAATCATTGGAAGAAATAGGTGTACCAATATATTCTGAACTAGGTAGAAATGGAAGTTACAAAATTATAGAAAATAGTGTGTTATCGCCAATTTATTTTAGTGTGGATGAAATGTATGCGTTATACTTTTCGATTCTTACATTAAATGGATACAAGACGAAACCATTTAATATAGAAAGTATTGCACTTGAAAATAAATTTAAACATGTATTACCTGATAATGTGAGTAAAAATATTTCAATTATGGAACGAACGCTTTCTTTTGAAGTAACAAATCATAGTAATTTTAGTCCGTTCTTAAAAGAAATTTTACAGGGGATTTTTGCTGAGCGAGTTTATCATTTAACATATTTAAAAAGAGACGAGGAGAAAGCATTGGTTGCCCAATTTATTCGAATCGAATCTAAATTTGGCCAGTGGTATGCTAAAATCTTTAATTTTGAGACAAATCACGTTCAAATAATTAGATGTGATAAAATTCTTTCTATTGAGGAAACAAGCAATACGAATCCAAAAAATCTTGAAGAGTTGTTAAGTTATCTTACTAATTTTCATAGAAAGCCTGATGCAATTGATTTTCGTGTCATTGTTAATCAAAAAGGAAAAGACATTTTTGATAAAGAGAATTATCCTTCTATGAAGATACAAAAAGAAAATGAAAATTATAGTATAACAGGCTATTTTAACAAGCAAGAAGTTGAGTTTATTGCAAGTTACTTTCTGAATTTCGGTGAAACAATTATCTCAATTCAGCCAGTTATGCTAAAAGAGTTAATCTATAATAAAGTATTATCTATAAAGCAGCATTTAACTTCTTTAAGATAA
- a CDS encoding VOC family protein, whose translation MTLEIAIFLSMNGHAKEAINFYTRNLETKQLMIVTYGELAKRDRSFKITSENKDHIAHSVLQIGNTKLMIAEDTMNPTERYNVGNNMSLCIQSANLEEIQRFYNNLISDKHVKIISPLKKNIFSEAYGIIEDPYGIQIQLMYDKRLN comes from the coding sequence ATGACATTAGAAATAGCTATTTTTCTTTCAATGAATGGGCATGCAAAGGAGGCAATTAATTTTTATACACGCAATTTAGAAACTAAGCAGTTAATGATTGTTACGTATGGAGAACTAGCCAAAAGAGATCGTTCTTTTAAAATTACAAGTGAAAATAAAGATCATATTGCTCACTCTGTTTTACAAATTGGGAATACAAAGCTAATGATAGCAGAAGATACAATGAATCCTACTGAACGTTATAACGTCGGAAATAATATGTCACTTTGCATTCAAAGCGCTAATTTAGAAGAAATACAAAGATTTTATAATAATTTAATTTCCGATAAGCATGTGAAAATAATCTCTCCGCTGAAAAAAAATATATTTAGTGAAGCATATGGGATTATTGAAGATCCTTACGGCATACAAATTCAGTTAATGTACGATAAACGCTTAAACTAA
- a CDS encoding oxidoreductase, with translation MKKIGVGIVGFGFSSTTFHIPLLQTIEEYDIRAVLSSKEEVVKETLPNANVVSTIDELVKRADIDLVVITSPNTTHFPYVKEAILNGKHVVVEKPFVVSIEEGEELISLAEQHNVVLSVYHNRRFDNDFLTIKKLLEENRIGNLYAYEAHFDRFRPHVRDRWREKNLPGSGILYDLGSHLIDQALSLFGKPNAISADVIKQRPDAQIDDYFHVVLHYGVKRIILHSSSYVKQAGPHFTLHGDKGSIVKYGMDSQEEQLKNGMKPGDNGYGVDIEENFATLETKEEFVRIPTEVGCYDMYYKGVRDSIVNGEKPPVTAQEGLEVIKLIQLAVESSETGRVITVK, from the coding sequence ATGAAAAAAATAGGTGTAGGGATTGTAGGGTTTGGATTTTCTAGTACAACATTTCACATCCCATTATTACAAACGATAGAAGAATACGATATTCGTGCTGTATTATCATCAAAAGAAGAGGTAGTAAAAGAAACATTACCGAATGCTAACGTCGTTAGTACAATTGATGAATTGGTGAAGCGAGCTGATATTGACTTAGTTGTCATTACTTCACCAAATACAACTCATTTTCCATATGTAAAAGAAGCAATATTAAACGGAAAGCATGTTGTTGTGGAAAAGCCATTTGTTGTTTCAATTGAAGAAGGTGAAGAGCTTATTTCATTAGCAGAGCAGCATAATGTGGTATTAAGTGTATATCATAATCGTCGTTTTGATAATGATTTCTTAACGATTAAGAAATTATTAGAAGAAAATAGAATAGGGAATCTATACGCATATGAAGCGCATTTTGATCGTTTCCGTCCACATGTACGTGATCGCTGGAGAGAAAAGAACTTACCAGGATCAGGAATATTATATGATCTAGGGTCGCATTTAATTGACCAAGCATTATCATTATTTGGGAAACCAAATGCGATAAGTGCAGATGTAATCAAACAACGACCAGATGCACAAATTGATGATTACTTCCATGTTGTACTTCACTACGGAGTAAAGCGTATCATTTTACATAGTAGCAGTTATGTAAAACAAGCAGGTCCACACTTTACACTGCATGGAGATAAAGGTTCTATCGTGAAATACGGTATGGATTCACAAGAAGAACAATTAAAAAATGGAATGAAGCCAGGCGATAACGGTTATGGAGTAGACATTGAAGAGAATTTTGCTACTCTAGAAACAAAAGAAGAGTTCGTACGTATTCCAACAGAAGTCGGCTGTTATGACATGTACTATAAAGGTGTAAGAGATAGCATTGTAAATGGTGAGAAACCACCTGTAACAGCGCAAGAAGGTTTAGAAGTAATTAAGCTGATTCAATTAGCGGTTGAAAGTAGTGAAACGGGTAGAGTCATCACTGTAAAATAA
- the parC gene encoding DNA topoisomerase IV subunit A, producing the protein MQAEKFHDLPLEDVLGDRFARYSKYIIQDRALPDARDGLKPVQRRILYSMYVEGNVHDKAFRKSAKTVGNVIGNYHPHGDSSVYEAMVRLSQTWKVRNVLVEMHGNNGSVDGDPAAAMRYTEARLSPIASELLRDLDKETVEFVSNFDDTSEEPVVLPAAFPNLLVNGSTGISAGYATEIPPHHLGEVIDATMMRIDKPNSTVDDLLTVMKGPDFPTGGIIQGIDGIKKAYETGKGKIIIRGKAEVETVRGGKQQIVITEIPYEVNKANLVKKMDELRLDKKLDGIAEVRDETDRTGLRIVVELKKEANAEGILNYLYKNTDLQIPYNFNMVAINNRRPTLMTLPKILDAYIGHQKEVVTRRSQYELRKAENRQHIVEGLKKALSILDQVIETIRASKDKRNAKDNLSAKFGFTEAQAEAIVSLQLYRLTNTDITALQQEADELNKKIIELQSILQSEKRLLQVIKTDLKRVKKTYSDDRRAIIEDQIEEIKIDVEVMIPQEDVIVTVTKEGYVKRTGWRSHNASNGKDFGMKEGDILLERFDTNTTETVLLFTNKGNYIYLPVYEMPDIRWKDLGQHVANIVSLDRDETIIWATVVPNFEEEKRFIVFVTKNGMIKKTELNLYKVQRYSRAFVAVNLKKDDEVVDIFATDGTSDIVLATHGAYALIFHEDEVSPVGVRAAGVKAINLKEDDYVASGKPLNGDKDQLILVTQRGAVKRLKASEIEKSTRAKRGLVIFKELKRNPYRIVGIEIVRDDELVYMKTEKHIVEEIDPKAYRNKDRYSNGSLVLDVNDTGEVIETWTKKRPE; encoded by the coding sequence ATGCAAGCAGAGAAGTTTCATGACCTCCCGCTTGAAGACGTGTTAGGTGACCGCTTTGCACGTTATAGTAAATATATAATTCAAGACCGAGCGCTTCCAGATGCGCGTGATGGCTTAAAGCCGGTACAAAGACGTATATTATATTCTATGTATGTAGAAGGTAATGTACATGATAAAGCGTTTCGTAAATCAGCCAAAACAGTAGGTAACGTTATCGGTAATTATCATCCGCATGGAGATTCCTCTGTATATGAGGCGATGGTACGTTTAAGTCAAACTTGGAAAGTACGTAATGTTTTAGTTGAAATGCATGGTAATAATGGTAGTGTTGACGGGGATCCAGCAGCAGCAATGCGTTATACGGAAGCTCGTTTATCACCTATCGCATCTGAATTATTACGTGATCTTGATAAAGAGACAGTTGAATTCGTGTCTAACTTTGATGATACGAGTGAAGAACCGGTTGTATTACCAGCAGCATTCCCGAACTTATTAGTGAACGGATCTACAGGGATTTCCGCTGGCTATGCAACAGAAATCCCTCCGCATCATCTTGGAGAAGTTATTGATGCGACAATGATGCGTATTGATAAACCGAATAGTACTGTTGATGATTTATTAACAGTTATGAAAGGGCCAGATTTCCCAACAGGTGGTATTATTCAAGGGATTGATGGTATTAAAAAGGCGTATGAAACAGGTAAAGGTAAAATTATTATTCGCGGAAAAGCAGAAGTTGAAACGGTTCGTGGTGGGAAACAGCAAATCGTAATTACTGAAATTCCTTACGAAGTGAATAAAGCAAACCTGGTTAAGAAAATGGATGAATTGCGTCTAGATAAAAAATTAGATGGCATTGCTGAAGTGCGTGATGAGACAGATCGTACAGGTCTCCGCATTGTTGTAGAGTTAAAAAAAGAAGCAAATGCAGAAGGTATTTTAAATTATTTATATAAAAATACAGATTTACAAATTCCATACAACTTTAATATGGTTGCGATTAATAACCGTCGTCCAACGCTTATGACATTACCAAAAATTTTAGATGCATATATTGGGCATCAAAAAGAAGTCGTTACGAGACGTTCACAATATGAATTGCGAAAAGCAGAAAATCGTCAACATATTGTAGAAGGTTTAAAGAAAGCATTATCAATTTTAGACCAAGTAATTGAAACGATTCGAGCTTCAAAAGATAAGCGTAATGCAAAAGATAATTTAAGTGCGAAATTTGGTTTTACAGAAGCGCAAGCGGAAGCAATTGTATCTCTGCAATTATATCGTTTAACGAATACAGATATTACAGCACTACAACAAGAGGCCGATGAGCTTAATAAGAAAATAATAGAACTACAGTCGATTTTACAAAGTGAAAAAAGATTACTTCAAGTAATTAAAACAGATTTAAAGAGAGTCAAGAAAACATATAGTGATGATCGACGTGCTATTATTGAAGACCAAATCGAGGAAATTAAAATTGATGTGGAAGTAATGATCCCACAAGAAGATGTCATCGTTACTGTAACGAAAGAGGGGTATGTGAAACGTACTGGATGGCGTTCACATAATGCCTCAAATGGCAAAGACTTCGGTATGAAAGAGGGTGACATCTTACTTGAACGATTCGATACGAATACGACAGAGACAGTCCTCTTATTTACGAATAAAGGCAACTATATATATCTGCCAGTATATGAAATGCCAGATATTCGTTGGAAAGATTTAGGTCAGCACGTTGCTAATATCGTTTCACTCGATCGGGATGAAACCATTATTTGGGCAACTGTCGTACCGAATTTTGAGGAAGAAAAGCGATTTATCGTATTTGTAACAAAGAATGGCATGATTAAGAAGACAGAATTAAATCTATATAAAGTACAGCGCTATTCAAGGGCGTTTGTTGCTGTAAACTTGAAAAAAGATGATGAAGTTGTCGATATATTTGCGACAGATGGAACGAGTGATATCGTTCTTGCTACACACGGTGCATATGCACTTATTTTCCATGAAGATGAAGTAAGTCCAGTCGGTGTAAGAGCCGCTGGTGTGAAAGCAATTAATTTAAAAGAAGATGACTATGTTGCTTCTGGTAAACCATTAAATGGTGACAAAGATCAACTTATTCTCGTAACGCAGCGCGGTGCTGTAAAACGCCTAAAAGCATCAGAAATTGAGAAATCAACGAGGGCGAAGCGAGGTCTTGTTATTTTCAAAGAGTTAAAACGTAATCCATACCGCATTGTCGGTATTGAAATTGTTCGAGACGATGAACTAGTTTACATGAAGACAGAGAAACACATTGTAGAAGAAATTGATCCGAAAGCGTATCGAAATAAAGACAGGTATAGTAACGGTAGCTTAGTGCTAGATGTTAACGATACTGGTGAAGTTATTGAAACGTGGACGAAAAAACGACCGGAATAA